Below is a window of Yersinia kristensenii DNA.
AAAATGGCCGCCATCTTTGGTTTTAAAGAAGCGGTTAAGCGCGCCTCGCCGGTGATCCTCGAGCCCGTGATGAGCGTCGAAGTGGAAACACCGGAAGAATATGCCGGTAGTGTGATGGGTGACCTTTCTTCTCGCCGTGGCTTGGTGCAAGGCATGGAAGAGATGGTCGGTGGCGGGAAAATTATTCGAGCGGAAGTGCCGTTATCAGAAATGTTCGGTTACTCCACCGTGTTGCGTTCCATGTCACAGGGCCGCGCGACTTATACTATGGAGTTCAAGCATTACGCCGAAGCGCCCCGTAATGTGGCCGATGCCATTATTGCCGCGCGGGGTAATAAAGGCTAACTCACTGTAATAACAAAACGCCGCTGGTTAATCCTGACCAGCGGTATTTTCACTGTTATTTTTTACACTGTCTAATACGGCGTTAAATGTATCCCTGGCGATATTCCCACCTGTTTTTAAACAAAGTGTTAACAGCGAGTTTCCGTTCTTATCTGTGGCGGCAATAAATCCTTCCTCTTCTAACAGTAATAAATAGTCTAACAATCCAAAAAATGCGATTGCCGCCTCCTTATCGCCCCTCTTTATGGCCTGAAAAAAAATGTGATCCTCCGTTGGGTTTTTTATATCCAATAACTCAGCACGTTGGTTCTCTGGTATCAACTCGAGTAACTTGCCATATGCTTTTATGCTGCTAACATGCCCTCCCAGCATTGCCATATGCAGACCTGGAATGCCACGGTCATCTTTGGCGTCCAGCACTTCCTTACGCCGTTCCTCAGGTATACATTCAATTAACCGTCCTAAAGCAAGCACTATTAAATATTCTCCCTGTTGTAAGGCGTAGTAAAGTATAGGCATGTCATCTGATTTGTTGACATTAAAAATGTCATAAATTTCATTTGGAGATAACAGAGATTCTTCTATTATCTTATTAACTAATTTAATCACCTCCAACGGGAAATTATTTATTACCAACAACATGAGTAAGCGACCAGAGGGAACCAATGGTAATTGGTTGTTAATTAGGGTCAATTCTCTATCACTGTTTCGCTGCCGAACGGAAAGGATATTAGGATCTTCACAGATGGATGCTGTTGTTATATTGACACAATCATTCTGATAATACTCAAAGTAATCTTTTTCCTCTAAGTAATTTTTTAATGTGTGAGTTTCAAGCAATGATAAATCATAGATTTTACAACGTACTGTATGGTTTGTGACATTAGGATCATAAAAATTTATAACATAATACAATCTATTATCACGTTTAATACTCAGACGCACTGCCATAGCATGATAATAATTCGCTAAAAATAATGCCAAGTGAGTTTCACCATGGCTTTCCATAGTTTTAAAAATATCGGCCAACATACGGCCAAAATCATTATTATCTATCAGATATACTGTCTGTGATTTTTCAATAATTTCCTTGTAATATAATTCAACCTCACTAGTGACATGGTTCTGTATGCTCTTAGGGGTAGCGAAATCACTCATTTTCACTTTACCACGAACCATATTATTAAGTACATCAAGAGCATATTGTGCAGCCAAGTGACGGCAAACTATTTGGTTTCCATCATCTTCACGGAAATTAAATTTGCAGTTATCATTTCTAATACTCCCGCCATGCTTTATCGAAAGATAAGGTATACGTTTAAATATCTCCTTTTCTTTCTGAGATTTGTTTTTAATTTTATTATTATAAACAGGAAACCCTAGACCGCCGATTTTCACCCCTCCCCCTTAACATAGCATTGATTAAAACCGCAGCATTAGATTCCCCTTAATGCCAGCATCAATAAATAGGGTGAAACAATGAACTTCAAATAAATAAAATGTCATAAATATAAAAACAGCCAGAAGGAAATGATCTGCTGACAGATTTTATATCAGCCAGATAGCAACCCAACATCTCCCTCGGCATAAAATCAGAAGGTCACCGGCGTATTCACCCACAGCACTTTCGCGATTGACTGACCAATATTGCGATAGCCGTGGGGCACATTGCTGGGGAAATAAAAAGAATCGCCCACACTGAGGGTATAAGTCTCTTCGCCTAAATACAGCGCGACCTCTCCTTCCAGCACATAGCCCATCTCTTCGCCATGGTGTTCTATCTGCCCGTCACTGGCGATACCTGGCTCAATAATATGAATATTTCCCTGTAACAACCCGCCTTTGTGATGATGAGTCAGGTTTTCCAGCGCGATACCGCCTTTCTTGTTGCGGTGAACAAAGCGTTTACGGATGCGCTGTTCTGGCTTTAATACCGGTGAGTCAGCCACCCAACTCTCTGCCATCAAATCAGAAATATTGGTTTCCAAAGCACTGGCCAGCCGGTGCAACATGGCCAGAGAGGGAGAGGCCACCTCATTTTCCAATTTGGATAATAGACTCTCTGAGCACCCCACCTTGAGTGCCAACTGTTTTAGCGTAATGTCCTGCGCTAAACGGGCATGACGCAAACGCATCCCTAAATCAGATAAAACAAAACCGCTGTTATCGCCGTTTTTTTTCATAAGTTGATATCTGCTGCTCATAGAAAGTCAAACGCCCGGCCTATCCGTGCCGGGCAACGTTATCACTACAGAACACTATGGCCCATTACCCGGCAACACTAAAATGCACATCCTGCGGGTTACAGCCATTGATTGGAACAATATCTTGCGGGCAAGCAGACATCACAACAATGCAATCCAGCTCGGCGCGGATCTCGACATAATCCCCCGCTTGGCTCACCGTCGGTAACCAGGAAATGGTGTAATCCGGATTCACCGGGATGTTCATCCACAGGTTCAAAGGTTGTGGCACTTCACGCGCACGTAGCCCAATAGCATTCAGCGCCAGACGCATATTATCAGCACAACTGTCGTGGTATTCAGTGATCCCCATATTGCTATACCGATAAAGGTCACAGGCGGCGATCAGGGTGTCATGCACCCCCGGCGAAGTATCCGTCAACAATGTGCCGATGATGCGGCGCTGGTTGGTGACTAATGCATCCCCCGGCTGAGGAATGATTTTATCAATAAATGCGCGAGTATGTTCCATGGATGAAAACTCACTCAAATCAGCACTATTGAATAACCAGGTATCACACACCTGACTGCCGGGGGTGTTGATGATGCGGATAACCTGCCCTTGACTCAAACGCACCGCCCGGCCACAACGGGCAGGCACAGTATAGACTTCGCCAAGGACGGGTGTCCCGTCGGCAGAAATGGGCGAGGATAAAGTAGTATTGGTGCCCAGCGCGCTACCGTTGTCTTTTTCACAGCAAGTCGGATAAGTGTGGGTGCTCATGAGTAACTCCTATGGGTTGATTGGCCAGTTCTGTCAGGCAACAGGCTAATGCCTGCGCGCCGAGGTACAGATACTGAGGGTCTGTATATTCAGCCGGGTTATGGCTGATGCCGTTATGGCTGGGAACGAAAAACATACTGGTCGGGCAATGGCTGGCAAGATGCATGGCATCGTGAAAGGCACCTGAAGTCAGCGTCGTGGTATCTATCTGTAATGCCTGGGTGCAAGCATATTGTTGTGCCAATAACTGGGTATTGAATGCTACCGGTGGGTGGTTGAACACACATTCGACCTGCACGTTTTCAGCCGCGATTTGCTGCATCCAATCATCAAACTGCGCTAATACCGCCGGGCTGGCATGACGAAAATCGAGGGTAAAGCTAGCGCGACCGGCAATAGTATTAATGGCGTTGGGTTCTACCTCCCAGCGGCCAAAAGTCAGGCGCAACTCATCGGCTGGCAGCGTGGCGGCCCATTGCTCTAGTTGTTGTGCTGTTTGGCGCGCCAGTGACATTGCATCTTTGCGCACCGCCATCGGGGTGGTGCCAGCATGAGCCGATTGCCCCAAACAGGTCACCTGATACCAGCGCACTCCCTGAATTCCTTGCACCAATGCTAGCGGCAGATTGGCCTGCTCCAGCACCGGCCCCTGTTCAATATGCAGTTCGACAAAAGCGGCCATCGGCAGCGGCGCACGGCGCGGTAAATGAGCAAAACGCTGGTGGCAACTTTCCAGCGCCTGCGCCAAAGTCACGCCCTGTGCATCCTGATGATTCCGGTAACGCATTAAGCGCTGTGGTTGGACAAATGCACTCGACCCCATCGCGCCGGGAGAAAAACGGCTGCCCTCTTCATTCATCCACACCGCCACTTCAATTGGGCGTAAGGTGGTGATGCCCGTCTGAGCCAAAGCGCTCAAACATTCCATTCCGGCAATCACGCCGTAACAGCCATCAAGATTGCCGCCACCGGGCTGAGTATCAATATGGCTGCCCGTCACCACGGGCGGTAAATCCTCACGACCAGCGCGGCGGATAAACAAGTTTGCGCAATCGTCAGTAATCACTTCGCAGCCTAATGTATAGGCCCAATCAATTAGCCAAGCGCGAGCATCTAACTCTTCTGCGGATAAAGCCTGCCGATTAACCCCACCATTCTCCAGTGCGCCAAAGCGGGCTAATTGTGCCAATTTCTCCAGCAACCGCTGTTGACTAATATGACCAGCGACCTGAACACCTGCACCATTAAGCATTCCCGGCCTCCAGTTCATCTAATTGCAATGGGCGTTTAAACCATGGCGCAAGAAATGATTTCAACCGGTCAGTCTGCGGCTGGCGGAATAAGCTCGCGGGCGCGCCACTTTCAATAATTGAACCATCGGCCATAAACACCACACGGGATGAAATTTTGGCGGCGAATGACATTTCGTGTGTCACCATCACCATGGTCATCCCGTTATTTGCCAGCGTTTTAATCACATCCAGCACCTCCTCCACCCGCTCAGGATCAAGAGCAGATGTTGGCTCATCAAGCAGCAATAGCTCTGGCTCCAAGGCCAATGATCTGGCAATGCCAACCCGCTGCTGCTGCCCACCGGATAACCGTGCCGGGCGAGCTTGCGCCTTATCCGACATGCCAACCTGCGCCAGTGCCGCCACCGCTTTCTTGCGCGCTTCATCGCGGGAGTGTTTTTTACCAAGAATCAACGGCGCACTGACATTTTCCAGCACCGTCATATGTGGCCACAGGTTGAACTGCTGGAATACCATCGCCAGTGGGCGGCGCACCTCAGCAATTAACGCCGCACTATCACGGTGTTTTAGCTCGCGCCCAGTGCTGCTATAGCCCAGCAACTGCCCTTTAATCAGAACCTCCCCCTCGTCATAGGCTTCGAGGAAGTTCATGCAGCGCAAGGCGGTGGTTTTCCCTGACCCCGACGGGCCAATTAAGGTGACAATTTCACCGGTATTCACCGTTAAATTAATCCCTGTCAACACCCGGTTGGCGGCAAAGGATTTGCCCAGATTGCGTAATTCAATAATGGGTTGGAGACTCATGATGTTATCCCTCTATGGCCTGACGGCTAAGTAAGCGCACACCAACACTGACGCCTTGCGCCAGTAGCCAATAACTGAGAATCAACAAGGTATAAGGCACAATGTAGGTATAGGTGTTCGCGACTATCTGCCCGGTGGTCATGGTCAGCTCAGGCACGGTGATAATTGAAGCCACGGCACTCTCTTTAATGGTCAAAATGAACTGGTTCCCTAGCAGCGGTAGACTAAAGCGCAATGCTTGTGGTGTTTGGATGTACCAAAAGCTTTTCCAGGCTGAAATATCATGTACTTGGGCCGCTTCCAGTTGCCCGTGCCCAATACTTTTCCAGGCGGTGCGAAAGATTTCGCCAAAATAGGCTGAGCTGTAAATGGCCAGCGATATCACTGTGGCCTCGACGGCACTTAGCGTCACACCAATGGCGGGCAAACCGAAATAGAACACCGCCAGTTGCGCCAGATAAGGTGTGCCACGGATCAACCACACATAAGTGCGCCACGGCCAGAACAACCAGCGGCTATTACGGCACACCGCCTGCAAGATAAATCCCGCGCAAGCCCCGATGACCGCCGCACTCAGGCTGATGCCCAATGTGACGCCCAATGCACGAGCAAAGTCCGGCAAATACAGGAAGAAATCGTTCATCGGCTCTCCTTATGCCAGCGCCGTTCAACATAACTGCCTAACAGGGCCAGCAAGCTGGTCAGTACCAGATAAGACAAAGCAATCGCGATATACACCTCAAGCGGGCGGTAGGTCGCCGAAGCCAGTTGCTGCCCGACCCGCATCAAATCGGTGATAGCAATAACCGACACCACCGCTGAGGCCTTAATCACATCAATTAATTCTGAAATCAGTGACGGCATAGTCAGACGCAACACTTGCGGAATTTGGATATACCACAGCGTCTGACGTGAGCTTAATCCGCACATCGCCGCCGCTTCTAATTGCCCCGGCGGGATAGCCGCGAAACCACTGCGCAAAATTTGTGATTGATAGGCCGCCGTATTGAGTGTCAGGGCCATCACCGCCGCCAGATACCCCGGCAGTGACAACCCCAACTCCCCCGGCAGGTAAAAACACAATAAAACCTGAGCTAAAACCGGGGTACCACGGAATAAACTGATATAGACGCGGGCAAATCCTCTGCCAAATCGTGAGTGGCCGCTTTCCATCAGGTAAATCACCACACCGATAAAAAAACCGGCAACAATGGCTACGACACACAGCGAGGCGGTAGTCACCGCGCCATCTATCAGCATCGGCAGCCAAGATTTCAGCAACTGGAAAAATTCCCCCATCATCAGTCCTCTTACAAACTTGGTACGGGCATTTGGTCGGCCGGAACATCCATCACGAAGCCGAACCATTTCTGTTGCAATGCTTTCATGGTGCCGTCGTGGTTAGCTTCACTGATGCCATCACTGAACAGCTTGACCAAGGTGGCACTGTCGTCACCTTTACGCCCGACCCAACCAAAATAGGTGGTTGGCCCTAACATCGGCTTCAGCGTGGTAAAGATTCCCGGACGGGCTTTTATCAATGGGCCAAGGTTGGCCAGCGATTGGGCGACACCATCCAGACGCTGGTTTGCCAGGTCAGCATAGGCTTCGTCGAAAGAGACATACTGTTTGATTTCTTTGATGCCCGGCTTGCCGCTGGCTTTCAGTTTTTCATTAAATTCTTGCAGC
It encodes the following:
- a CDS encoding M20 family metallo-hydrolase, which produces MLNGAGVQVAGHISQQRLLEKLAQLARFGALENGGVNRQALSAEELDARAWLIDWAYTLGCEVITDDCANLFIRRAGREDLPPVVTGSHIDTQPGGGNLDGCYGVIAGMECLSALAQTGITTLRPIEVAVWMNEEGSRFSPGAMGSSAFVQPQRLMRYRNHQDAQGVTLAQALESCHQRFAHLPRRAPLPMAAFVELHIEQGPVLEQANLPLALVQGIQGVRWYQVTCLGQSAHAGTTPMAVRKDAMSLARQTAQQLEQWAATLPADELRLTFGRWEVEPNAINTIAGRASFTLDFRHASPAVLAQFDDWMQQIAAENVQVECVFNHPPVAFNTQLLAQQYACTQALQIDTTTLTSGAFHDAMHLASHCPTSMFFVPSHNGISHNPAEYTDPQYLYLGAQALACCLTELANQPIGVTHEHPHLSDLL
- a CDS encoding amino acid ABC transporter ATP-binding protein gives rise to the protein MMSLQPIIELRNLGKSFAANRVLTGINLTVNTGEIVTLIGPSGSGKTTALRCMNFLEAYDEGEVLIKGQLLGYSSTGRELKHRDSAALIAEVRRPLAMVFQQFNLWPHMTVLENVSAPLILGKKHSRDEARKKAVAALAQVGMSDKAQARPARLSGGQQQRVGIARSLALEPELLLLDEPTSALDPERVEEVLDVIKTLANNGMTMVMVTHEMSFAAKISSRVVFMADGSIIESGAPASLFRQPQTDRLKSFLAPWFKRPLQLDELEAGNA
- a CDS encoding DUF1989 domain-containing protein, giving the protein MSTHTYPTCCEKDNGSALGTNTTLSSPISADGTPVLGEVYTVPARCGRAVRLSQGQVIRIINTPGSQVCDTWLFNSADLSEFSSMEHTRAFIDKIIPQPGDALVTNQRRIIGTLLTDTSPGVHDTLIAACDLYRYSNMGITEYHDSCADNMRLALNAIGLRAREVPQPLNLWMNIPVNPDYTISWLPTVSQAGDYVEIRAELDCIVVMSACPQDIVPINGCNPQDVHFSVAG
- a CDS encoding ShET2/EspL2 family type III secretion system effector toxin; the protein is MKIGGLGFPVYNNKIKNKSQKEKEIFKRIPYLSIKHGGSIRNDNCKFNFREDDGNQIVCRHLAAQYALDVLNNMVRGKVKMSDFATPKSIQNHVTSEVELYYKEIIEKSQTVYLIDNNDFGRMLADIFKTMESHGETHLALFLANYYHAMAVRLSIKRDNRLYYVINFYDPNVTNHTVRCKIYDLSLLETHTLKNYLEEKDYFEYYQNDCVNITTASICEDPNILSVRQRNSDRELTLINNQLPLVPSGRLLMLLVINNFPLEVIKLVNKIIEESLLSPNEIYDIFNVNKSDDMPILYYALQQGEYLIVLALGRLIECIPEERRKEVLDAKDDRGIPGLHMAMLGGHVSSIKAYGKLLELIPENQRAELLDIKNPTEDHIFFQAIKRGDKEAAIAFFGLLDYLLLLEEEGFIAATDKNGNSLLTLCLKTGGNIARDTFNAVLDSVKNNSENTAGQD
- a CDS encoding amino acid ABC transporter permease translates to MNDFFLYLPDFARALGVTLGISLSAAVIGACAGFILQAVCRNSRWLFWPWRTYVWLIRGTPYLAQLAVFYFGLPAIGVTLSAVEATVISLAIYSSAYFGEIFRTAWKSIGHGQLEAAQVHDISAWKSFWYIQTPQALRFSLPLLGNQFILTIKESAVASIITVPELTMTTGQIVANTYTYIVPYTLLILSYWLLAQGVSVGVRLLSRQAIEG
- a CDS encoding amino acid ABC transporter permease, with the translated sequence MMGEFFQLLKSWLPMLIDGAVTTASLCVVAIVAGFFIGVVIYLMESGHSRFGRGFARVYISLFRGTPVLAQVLLCFYLPGELGLSLPGYLAAVMALTLNTAAYQSQILRSGFAAIPPGQLEAAAMCGLSSRQTLWYIQIPQVLRLTMPSLISELIDVIKASAVVSVIAITDLMRVGQQLASATYRPLEVYIAIALSYLVLTSLLALLGSYVERRWHKESR
- a CDS encoding cupin domain-containing protein: MKKNGDNSGFVLSDLGMRLRHARLAQDITLKQLALKVGCSESLLSKLENEVASPSLAMLHRLASALETNISDLMAESWVADSPVLKPEQRIRKRFVHRNKKGGIALENLTHHHKGGLLQGNIHIIEPGIASDGQIEHHGEEMGYVLEGEVALYLGEETYTLSVGDSFYFPSNVPHGYRNIGQSIAKVLWVNTPVTF